A single region of the Deefgea piscis genome encodes:
- the tsaD gene encoding tRNA (adenosine(37)-N6)-threonylcarbamoyltransferase complex transferase subunit TsaD, whose translation MLVLGIESSCDETGVALYDTEAGLLAHQLHTQIAMHSEYGGVVPELASRDHIRRVLPLTENCLAQAGKQLDDIDAIAYTAGPGLAGALLVGASVANALAFALGKPTIAVHHLEGHLLSPCLADPAPEFPFIALLVSGGHTQLMAVHGVGRYELLGETVDDAAGEAFDKSAKLIGLGYPGGPALSKLADTGDASRFTLPRPMLHTPNLDMSFSGLKTAVLNLVTQQSPLDDVTRADICAAFQEAIVEVLVKKSLKALKQTGMKRLVIAGGVGANRQLRAAFDDAAKKRGFTVFYPPLELCTDNGAMIAYAGAQRLKERQVAGSFAVKPRWDLASLASAD comes from the coding sequence ATGCTGGTATTAGGCATTGAATCTTCTTGCGACGAAACTGGCGTTGCGCTGTACGACACCGAAGCAGGCCTCTTGGCCCATCAACTGCACACCCAAATCGCCATGCATAGCGAGTATGGTGGCGTTGTGCCTGAATTAGCATCACGCGACCATATTCGCCGCGTACTGCCTTTAACTGAAAACTGTTTGGCGCAAGCGGGCAAGCAGCTCGATGACATTGATGCCATTGCCTACACTGCGGGGCCCGGCCTAGCTGGCGCTTTACTGGTTGGCGCATCAGTTGCCAATGCACTGGCATTTGCGCTGGGTAAACCAACAATTGCAGTCCATCACTTAGAAGGACACTTATTATCGCCTTGCTTGGCTGACCCTGCGCCTGAATTTCCTTTTATTGCTTTATTGGTATCGGGTGGCCACACGCAGTTGATGGCAGTCCACGGTGTTGGTCGCTATGAATTACTCGGCGAAACCGTCGATGATGCGGCGGGTGAAGCATTTGATAAATCAGCAAAGCTGATTGGCTTAGGTTATCCCGGCGGCCCGGCGCTGTCAAAACTGGCCGATACCGGCGACGCCAGCCGCTTTACTTTGCCGCGGCCTATGCTGCATACGCCGAACTTAGATATGAGTTTTTCCGGCTTAAAAACCGCAGTGCTTAATTTAGTCACCCAACAATCGCCGCTTGACGACGTAACTCGGGCCGATATTTGCGCGGCCTTCCAAGAGGCCATTGTTGAAGTGCTGGTTAAAAAGTCACTCAAAGCGCTCAAACAAACTGGCATGAAGCGTCTGGTCATTGCCGGCGGTGTGGGTGCTAATCGACAATTGCGTGCCGCATTTGATGATGCCGCCAAAAAACGCGGCTTTACGGTTTTTTATCCGCCGCTTGAATTGTGCACCGACAATGGCGCAATGATCGCCTACGCCGGCGCACAGCGACTCAAGGAGCGACAAGTTGCCGGCTCTTTTGCCGTCAAACCACGCTGGGACTTAGCCAGCCTTGCGAGTGCAGACTAG
- a CDS encoding fumarylacetoacetate hydrolase family protein, with protein MAEIQLGATAWRVNNIYCVARNFVAHAKEMGSAITEEPMVFIKPNSAVVQPGAALVLPSWSNDVHHELELVVLIGQGGAHIAKADALAHIAGYGLGLDLTARDVQALAKKNGQPWTLAKGFDGAAVLTDFVAADGIDPTQQQFTLTIDGELRQSADTRLMAFDVATLIAWISSKFTLQPGDLIYTGTPEGVGPIRSGQTLNLAWPNQLEQSFVVA; from the coding sequence ATGGCTGAGATTCAACTGGGTGCAACGGCATGGCGAGTGAACAATATATATTGCGTGGCGCGTAATTTTGTTGCTCATGCCAAAGAAATGGGCTCGGCGATCACTGAAGAGCCGATGGTATTTATTAAACCCAATTCAGCGGTGGTGCAGCCGGGGGCGGCATTGGTGTTGCCGTCGTGGTCCAACGATGTGCATCACGAATTAGAGTTGGTGGTGTTAATTGGCCAAGGTGGCGCACACATTGCGAAGGCCGATGCGCTGGCGCATATAGCGGGCTATGGCTTGGGCTTGGATTTGACCGCGCGCGATGTGCAGGCGCTGGCGAAAAAAAATGGCCAGCCATGGACTTTGGCCAAAGGCTTTGATGGTGCTGCGGTGTTGACTGACTTTGTCGCTGCGGACGGGATTGATCCGACGCAGCAGCAATTTACGCTGACGATTGACGGTGAGCTGCGCCAGTCGGCCGATACGCGCTTAATGGCATTTGATGTCGCTACCTTGATTGCGTGGATTTCAAGCAAGTTTACTTTGCAGCCCGGCGATTTGATTTATACCGGCACCCCAGAAGGGGTGGGGCCGATTCGTTCGGGGCAAACGCTCAATCTGGCATGGCCCAATCAGCTTGAGCAGTCTTTTGTCGTGGCGTAG
- the rpsU gene encoding 30S ribosomal protein S21 has product MPSVRVKENEPFEVAMRRFKRSVEKTGLLTELRAREFYEKPTAERKRKLAAAVKRQHKRLRSQQLPAKLY; this is encoded by the coding sequence ATGCCTTCCGTACGCGTTAAAGAAAACGAACCGTTCGAAGTAGCGATGCGCCGCTTCAAGCGTTCTGTTGAAAAGACTGGCCTCCTCACCGAACTTCGTGCACGCGAATTCTACGAGAAGCCAACTGCTGAACGTAAACGCAAGCTTGCTGCCGCTGTAAAGCGTCAACACAAGCGTCTGCGTAGCCAACAATTGCCAGCAAAACTCTACTAA
- a CDS encoding CobD/CbiB family protein: protein MSILSLILALLLEQLRPISSRNPLYLGFIRTANGMGRNLNAGEYRNGVYAWLLAVVPLVVITAGGYWFLLRYNVFLAIAWDVLILYFTMGFRQFSHAFTKISKALQADDLNTARSMLGDWTGQSTSELNEDEVARLTIEQGVIDSYRYVFGTIFWFVALAWIAGPAGAVAYRAACLLQQKWGGHGDVFGRFADGVMDILDFIPIRLAAISFAVVGNFEDAVYCWRSQAQQWMDQDYGILLASAAGALGVRLGEALHQDHTVKYRPELGVGESANPDYLASAVALVWRAAILWLAVILLFSISQWVA from the coding sequence ATGAGTATTTTGTCTTTGATTTTAGCTTTGCTATTAGAGCAACTTCGGCCGATTAGCAGCCGTAATCCGCTGTATTTGGGTTTTATTCGCACCGCCAATGGCATGGGGCGTAATTTAAATGCGGGTGAATATCGCAATGGGGTATATGCCTGGCTGCTAGCTGTGGTGCCGTTGGTGGTGATTACTGCGGGTGGGTATTGGTTTTTGCTGCGTTATAACGTCTTTCTAGCGATTGCTTGGGACGTGCTGATTTTATATTTTACGATGGGCTTTCGCCAGTTTAGCCATGCTTTCACCAAGATCTCAAAAGCATTGCAGGCCGATGATCTCAATACCGCCCGCAGCATGCTCGGCGATTGGACGGGACAATCGACTTCAGAGCTCAATGAAGATGAAGTGGCACGTTTGACGATTGAGCAAGGAGTGATTGATTCTTATCGTTACGTGTTTGGGACGATTTTTTGGTTTGTCGCATTGGCGTGGATTGCCGGTCCTGCTGGTGCTGTGGCTTACCGTGCGGCGTGTTTGTTGCAGCAAAAATGGGGTGGGCACGGTGATGTGTTTGGCCGCTTTGCTGATGGCGTGATGGATATTTTGGATTTTATTCCGATTCGTTTAGCGGCGATTTCATTTGCCGTGGTGGGTAATTTTGAAGACGCAGTTTACTGCTGGCGCTCACAGGCGCAGCAATGGATGGATCAAGATTACGGCATTTTATTGGCTTCTGCCGCTGGCGCTTTGGGGGTTCGGTTGGGTGAAGCCTTGCATCAAGATCATACGGTGAAATATCGCCCTGAATTAGGCGTTGGCGAGTCGGCCAATCCAGATTATTTGGCCAGCGCGGTAGCGCTGGTGTGGCGCGCGGCGATTTTGTGGTTGGCGGTGATTTTGTTATTTAGTATTTCTCAATGGGTGGCGTAG